AGGTGAGCGCGGCTCGATCTAGCTTGTACTCGCCGGACACAGGATCCCGCACCTGGCATTCCCGATTCGGCCGCTACAACCCCGACCACCAAATCGTCCAGGCAGCAGAACCCCTGCCACCGCGCTGCTCTGCGGCCGATCAGCGCTTGATCGCCTACCGACCATCACAGCACTAACCACTTGGACACCCAGCACCCCGTCGTATCGTCCAGCAACTCCGCCAGATCCGCCATAGGCCCGCACCTCACCCGCTCCTTACGCTGGCGCCATGCTCATCGACGAGTACGACTCCCGCACCCCGCCCGTACCGCTCGCGCCGCAGATCCCGGACCAGCTGACGATCACCCTCTGGGACTTCTCCTGGTACGTGCGCACCGGCCCGGGCGAGCCGTTTGAAGACCTGGACGCCGCCTTCGCGGGCGCCACAGAGCGCGGGTACAACACGATCCGCATCTGCGCGATGCCGTTCCTGCTGTTCGGCACGGACATCGACACGAGCGCGCTCAAGCTCGGCCCGCTCGGCGGCGGGTACGCGCAGCGGGTGCGCTGGTACGACGTCAAGGCGCCGACCGTCATCGACGCGCGACAGCACCTCCTGAAGCTGTTCGAGGCGGCGAAGCGGCACGACGTGTTCGTGATCGTTTCGTCCTGGGAGTACCAGCAGTCCTCCTCCTTCGCGGAGGATCGCGCGTGGTTCGACGCGCTGATGTCCATCGCCCCGGAGGAGCGTGCTGAGCGGCTGGCGGAGGCGCACGCGGGACTCGTCGCGTTCCTCAAGCAGCACGACCTCGACGACCGCATCGCCTTCGTCGAGCTGCACAACGAGGTCCAGGCCGGCCACCTCACCGCGGGGCTCGAGTACAGCAACCTCGATGAAGCCACCCTCGCCCTCCGCCCCCGCCTCACCCGCGGCATCGACCGCTTCCACGAGCTCGCGCCCGGCGTCCCCTGCTCGGTCAACTACGCGCACGTGCCCGTCGGCGGCATGCGCGGGATCCCGTGGAACTCCGACGTGCTCGTCGTGCACCCCTACATCTACGGGGTGCTCGACGACTTCATCCGCGACTTCGCGCTGCGGCGGCCGATCGAGGAGTTCGCGCAGGAGAAAGCCGCAGAGACCTTCCTGCTCGACGGGGCGCCTCCGATCGCGGAGTGGACGCTGCCGCCGGAGTCGCAGTGGAAGCTGACCGCGACCATCGTCGGCAAGGGCGAGATCTACGCGCACGACTGGGGAGACGCGCAGCAGATCGACCGGTTCCTCTACGAGCACTACGGCCGCCACCAGCTCGAGATGGAGGCGACGCTCACGACGTGGATCGCGGTCGCGGCCGATCACGCGGCGATGCGCGGTATCCCCCTCGTCTTCGGGGAGGGCTGGGTCGGCTACACGCCGCTCGAGGGCCGCTTCGAGGAAGGACCGATCGGCGCCGAGTACTGCCGGCTCGCGATGCGCGAGTCGCGGCGGGTCGGCGCCCGGGGCTCGATCGTCTGCTCGAATGCGGCGCCGCAGCACCCGATGTGGGAGGACGTCGCCCTGCAGCTCGAGTGCAACGCCCTCTTCACCGGAGCGCGCTGACCCTCAGCCCTTCCCCTCGCGCCGGTACCGGATCGGCGGCATGCCGTGCACCGAGGTGAACTGGCGCGCGAAGTAGAACGGGTCGGCGTAGCCGACGCGGGCGGCGATCTGCGCGACGGGCAGGTCGGTGGTGTCGAGCAGCTCGCGCGCCCGCGCCATGCGCAGCTGCGTCTGGTACTTCAGCGGCGACGATCCCGTCTCCTGGCGGAACCGGGCGGCGAAGTGCGACGGGCTCAGCC
The genomic region above belongs to Rathayibacter sp. VKM Ac-2759 and contains:
- a CDS encoding cellulase-like family protein — translated: MLIDEYDSRTPPVPLAPQIPDQLTITLWDFSWYVRTGPGEPFEDLDAAFAGATERGYNTIRICAMPFLLFGTDIDTSALKLGPLGGGYAQRVRWYDVKAPTVIDARQHLLKLFEAAKRHDVFVIVSSWEYQQSSSFAEDRAWFDALMSIAPEERAERLAEAHAGLVAFLKQHDLDDRIAFVELHNEVQAGHLTAGLEYSNLDEATLALRPRLTRGIDRFHELAPGVPCSVNYAHVPVGGMRGIPWNSDVLVVHPYIYGVLDDFIRDFALRRPIEEFAQEKAAETFLLDGAPPIAEWTLPPESQWKLTATIVGKGEIYAHDWGDAQQIDRFLYEHYGRHQLEMEATLTTWIAVAADHAAMRGIPLVFGEGWVGYTPLEGRFEEGPIGAEYCRLAMRESRRVGARGSIVCSNAAPQHPMWEDVALQLECNALFTGAR